One segment of Schistocerca cancellata isolate TAMUIC-IGC-003103 chromosome 2, iqSchCanc2.1, whole genome shotgun sequence DNA contains the following:
- the LOC126149915 gene encoding uncharacterized protein LOC126149915, which yields MLKSSVVVLLLAAAVSAWPYPRYEEVVRDPKTSDLLYGTNSGIHVETWYFNTQTYLTSIIIPSQIINFCGSDTLSNGTYEEEVELRLFEWKLSVSPVQTYEVASGSFKGTARHGQELDIPLTNGTQGHPPRVEKYQYSTSGPKFYKYTLDIVFKTTGIYPWYTTRYLSSYSPINSLTNEPGIAIGLSYAI from the exons CATGGCCGTACCCGCGATATGAGGAGGTCGTGCGTGACCCCAAAACATCTGACCTGCTCTACGGCACCAACTCTGGAATTCACGTCGAGACTTGGTACTTCAACACTCAAACCTACCTGACGTCCATCATCATCCCGTCGCAGATCATCAACTTCTGCGGCTCAG ACACGTTGTCCAATGGAACGTACGAGGAGGAGGTTGAACTTAGACTTTTCGAGTGGAAACTCTCTGTGTCCCCGGTGCAGACGTACGAGGTGGCGTCCGGCTCCTTCAAAGGCACCGCAAGACACGGCCAGGAGTTGGACATCCCGCTGACAAATGGCACCCAAGGCCACCCCCCTCGAGTTGAAAAATATCAATACAGCACTTCCGGCCCCAAGTTCTACAAGTACACGCTCGACATCGTCTTCAAGACGACCGGCATATACCCGTGGTACACGACTAGGTATCTCTCCAGCTACTCCCCCATCAATTCTTTGACGAATGAACCTGGAATTGCTATTGGTCTGTCGTACGCTATCTAA